The Mercurialis annua linkage group LG8, ddMerAnnu1.2, whole genome shotgun sequence genome window below encodes:
- the LOC126661926 gene encoding PKS-NRPS hybrid synthetase cheA-like, which yields MTDKTSKSSEYEYEYQVPETNFPASPEVQFEVFSDDSVDYSGQFNPEIKFKSDVEAIQWAKRVAIHIGFELVISSHKNGGTRKLLKCSRGERYRGLTNSKLFKRKNTKTKACKCPFAIMVQLKGVEWKVVAKSGSTSMHNHDLFVYPEGHRQMSGLSPASKQIVRDMSTAQAKPCAIWASLQEKNPSDNPTRRQIYNYRDNLRRSGFEGRDVVGQFYHMAVEGRYVHWTLADSETSALTHIFLAHPDSVRLLRDYRWIIGMDSTYKTNKYKMPFFEIIGMTPCNKNFIIAYAIIKDETHESYRWVLERLRLLIDDDVHPTAIVTDRESGLVRPVGEVFPRTSHLLCTWHINKDVEDKVFRLCGLDRGYAEAFKNGRWKNIIEAPTETEYKAAVILMRNRTRAFPAVAQYVEKTWLAHKEKFCCAWTNNVMHFGNTTTCRVESAHAQLKQWLNSNTGSLDTVWTKVDMVIQSQLSEIRFTLEQSRRNVGSRRQGFPFNYLSCKVSHYCLDLIDKELERMIDLSTDVHDRCGCVLRSTHQIPCACELRGVIDSGIPISVDSIHPFWMQLVISDGVDTSKQAGCVVESEDLQYFRGIVGEVMTQDRSVIRDISLMIYDRLHPEESSYGEPEVKTDVKGRPKGSSSTRRNPSRWEYSLKGRGRGRGRGRGSSSRGRGCVTPTSDSIKFEHLIPEFILPFVTACTDVEPDGNCGFRVVADYIYRNQESWELARKNIANELAGHRERYNHAGICLEGIDRAITRITWAGGHCDLSHWMHVMDDLFPIATLFNAAVFFIHGGKRGEPHWGSCTVLPLHASERHTRPIVEMVILQLGSYAHFVRLDLLGDFPVPPIHSLWSRHCDQTVATWGTLYESRIAQWRRLSGASV from the exons ATGACAGATAAGACTTCAAAATCATcggaatatgaatatgaatatcaaGTACCGGAAACAAATTTCCCGGCTTCTCCTGAg GTTCAATTTGAAGTTTTTAGTGATGATAGTGTCGATTACAGTGGACAGTTTAATCccgaaattaaatttaaaagcgACGTTGAGGCAATTCAGTGGGCGAAACGAGTTGCCATTCATATTGGGTTCGAGCTGGTTATTTCTTCACACAAAAATGGGGGAACACGAAAGCTTTTGAAATGTTCTCGGGGTGAGCGGTATAGAGGGCTCacaaattcaaaattatttaaacgGAAGAATACGAAGACGAAGGCGTGTAAATGCCCTTTCGCGATTATGGTGCAGTTGAAGGGAGTTGAATGGAAAGTCGTTGCAAAATCTGGGAGTACTAGTATGCATAACCATGACTTGTTTGTCTATCCCGAGGGACATCGTCAAATGAGTGGACTGAGTCCCGCGTCCAAACAGATTGTGCGAGATATGAGCACGGCACAGGCTAAGCCGTGTGCTATTTGGGCGTCCCTGCAGGAGAAAAATCCATCTGACAATCCAACCAGAAGACAAATTTACAACTATAGAGATAATTTGAGGAGGTCGGGTTTTGAGGGCAGGGACGTGGTAGGCCAGTTTTATCATATGGCTGTGGAGGGCCGTTATGTGCATTGGACGCTTGCCGATTCGGAAACTAGTGCGTTGACTCACATTTTTCTGGCGCATCCAGATTCAGTGAGGTTACTCCGAGACTACCGCTGGATCATCGGTATGGATTCCACCTACAAGACTAACAAATACAAAATGCCTTTCTTTGAGATTATCGGGATGACTCCGTGCAACAAGAACTTTATTATTGCGTATGCAATTATAAAAGATGAGACTCATGAGAGTTATAGATGGGTATTAGAGAGACTGAGGCTCTTGATTGATGATGATGTCCACCCGACAGCTATTGTTACTGATCGAGAGTCAGGGCTAGTTAGACCAGTGGGAGAGGTATTCCCACGTACTTCTCATCTACTTTGCACGTGGCACATCAACAAGGATGTGGAAGACAAAGTTTTCAGATTATGTGGGTTAGATAGAGGCTATGCAGAGGCATTCAAGAACGGAAGGTGGAAAAACATTATTGAAGCTCCCACCGAGACAGAGTATAAGGCGGCTGTGATTCTCATGAGAAATCGAACTAGAGCATTTCCGGCTGTGGCACAATATGTTGAGAAGACATGGTTGGCACACAAAGAAAAGTTCTGCTGCGCGTGGACGAATAATGTGATGCATTTTGGAAACACCACTACATGTAGAGTGGAGAGTGCACATGCTCAGCTGAAGCAGTGGCTTAACTCTAATACCGGTTCACTGGATACAGTGTGGACGAAGGTGGATATGGTTATACAGTCACAGCTCAGCGAGATTCG GTTCACACTCGAGCAGTCAAGGCGGAATGTAGGCTCCCGACGTCAGGGTTTTCCATTCAACTACCTGTCGTGCAAAGTCTCACATTATTGTCTGGATTTAATCGATAAGGAATTGGAGCGTATGATAGATTTGAGTACCGATGTTCATGATCGGTGTGGCTGTGTGCTGAGGTCGACACATCAGATTCCATGTGCATGTGAGCTGAGAGGAGTGATTGATTCAG GTATCCCGATCAGTGTGGACAGTATCCATCCCTTTTGGATGCAACTTGTTATTAGTGATGGGGTGGACACATCCAAACAGGCTGGGTGTGTTGTTGAGTCAGAGGATCTCCAGTATTTTCGAGGGATCGTTGGGGAGGTGATGACTCAGGATCGCTCTGTGATTCGCGATATATCCCTTATGATCTACGATCGACTCCATCCAGAGGAATCAAGTTACGGTGAACCCGAGGTGAAAACCGATGTCAAAGGTAGACCGAAGGGGAGTTCATCCACCAGGCGGAACCCGAGTCGGTGGGAGTACAGTTTGAAGGGCCGTGGGCGTGGGCGTGGGCGTGGGCGTGGCAGTTCATCTCGAGGCCGGGGTTGCGTCACTCCTACATCAG ATTCTATCAAGTTTGAGCACCTTATTCCGGAATTCATTTTGCCGTTCGTTACAGCGTGTACTGATGTAGAGCCGGACGGCAACTGTGGCTTCCGTGTTGTGGCTGATTACATATACAGGAACCAAGAAAGCTGGGAACTGGCAAGAAAGAACATTGCAAACGAATTAGCTGGCCACCGTGAACGGTACAACCACGCTGGTATTTGCCTCGAAGGGATCGACCGGGCCATCACACGTATCACGTGGGCAGGCGGTCATTGCGACCTTTCACACTGGATGCATGTAATGGATGACTTGTTCCCTATTGCCACTCTTTTCAATGCAGCAGTGTTTTTTATACACGGGGGGAAACGCGGAGAGCCACATTGGGGTAGTTGTACCGTTCTGCCTTTACATGCTTCCGAGCGCCACACACGGCCTATAGTAGAGATGGTCATCCTACAATTAGGAAGTTACGCTCACTTTGTTCGTTTAGATTTACTTGGCGATTTTCCTGTCCCACCTATACACTCGTTGTGGTCTAGGCACTGCGATCAGACTGTTGCAACTTGGGGTACATTGTATGAGAGTAGGATAGCCCAGTGGAGGCGATTGTCAGGTGCTTCTGTTTGA
- the LOC126660189 gene encoding protein MAIN-LIKE 1-like codes for MSDSNQESGQQQPTRSERVRIASAAAADVRRRSAAVSRTSPADVRDVRHTPTVGVQQHAHGGRAEEGDRQPGRGKGPLIPMDIEGSGARHIRTRNVAASQRRQRDQSRTTDSDDGWPDIFQSDDDPQSLDEPAHRPPSRRRTDSSSVESTRRSQVNPVDDWIVRAPVPGGPRDGTVIPSFLGHVSSKIWEGEFRGMLKCQNRYSACQKLVLWYKETSEEVRDLINLTGLAHLPDTMYAHLDVPLLSAFVERWQPDTSSFHMPFGEMTITLHDVWYILRIPVEGSLITDTPDKLDLQRSCAEILGISVERLASGGHLAQGGILIESVIELCSQGAAGEAETEAIAWIWLTLGCTLFVDKSGHRFRPACLWEVRDGLGDAPSHSWGSATLAYLYRQLGVASRGDCQGLSGCLTLLQAWIYEYFSCFRPNRERLILDPVSPRASTWSVSSSERADTRVFALRTRLDQLTADEVTWLPFGIDPAITVPRTAYMGWIQYRDISEPYMPVRVLRQLGYVHIIPPPIYRPEKAVRPWSSLRYVMQTSRVAASDRWGMFPFDHMLPFLRLDDVAVSPSACAPEYLEWYARHSHPRLLNTNALPAQARPSRSNTDYWLAHSTALSQRFLCTMSTIHAQHSQHCVVDGIPEMEQAIAAHAEELEQIMREFRLTD; via the exons ATGTCGGATTCTAACCAGGAAAGCGGACAACAACAACCG ACGCGATCCGAAAGGGTTCGGATCGCGTCCGCAGCAGCGGCGGACGTCCGCCGGAGAAGTGCGGCGGTAAGCCGCACGTCTCCGGCGGACGTCCGAGACGTCCGCCACACGCCCACGGTGGGCGTGCAACAGCACGCCCACGGTGGGCGTGCTGAAGAAGGGGAC AGACAACCTGGTAGAGGAAAGGGTCCATTGATACCTATGGATATTGAGGGGTCGGGAGCTCGACATATCCGGACCCGTAATGTGGCCGCCTCACAACGACGACAGAGAGACCAGTCGAGGACTACTGATTCAGACGATGGTTGGCCCGATATCTTCCAGAGTGATGATGATCCGCAGAGTTTAGACGAGCCAGCACACCGCCCTCCCTCCCGTCGTAGGACCGATTCATCGTCCGTAG AGTCGACTAGACGATCTCAGGTAAACCCTGTTGACGACTGGATCGTTCGTGCTCCAGTGCCGGGTGGACCCCGTGACGGCACTGTGATTCCTAGTTTTCTTGGTCATGTTTCTTCCAAGATATGGGAGGGGGAGTTTAGAGGCATGTTGAAGTGCCAGAACAGATACTCTGCTTGTCAGAAGTTGGTGCTGTGGTATAAGGAAACATCAGAAGAAGTTAGGGATTTGATAAACCTTACCGGTTTGGCGCATCTCCCAGATACTATGTATGCTCACCTGGACGTTCCGCTTCTTTCTGCATTTGTGGAGCGTTGGCAGCCTGACACTAGCTCTTTTCACATGCCATTTGGGGAGATGACTATTACGCTGCATGACGTTTGGTATATACTCCGCATTCCAGTCGAGGGATCTTTGATTACTGATACCCCAGATAAGTTAGATTTGCAGCGTTCTTGTGCAGAGATTTTAGGTATCAGTGTAGAGAGATTAGCTTCTGGGGGGCATCTGGCGCAGGGAGGGATTTTGATTGAGTCGGTAATCGAGTTGTGTAGTCAGGGTGCTGCGGGTGAGGCTGAGACTGAGGCCATTGCTTGGATTTGGTTGACTTTAGGTTGCACCTTATTTGTTGATAAGAGTGGACACAGGTTCAGACCGGCATGCCTTTGGGAGGTTAGGGATGGGTTAGGGGACGCGCCTTCTCATTCTTGGGGCTCCGCTACACTGGCGTACCTGTATCGGCAGCTAGGAGTGGCTTCTAGGGGTGATTGCCAGGGGTTGTCTGGTTGTCTGACACTACTTCAGGCATGGATATATGAGTACTTTTCATGCTTTCGACCAAACCGTGAGCGACTGATTCTCGATCCTGTTTCTCCTCGAGCTAGCACTTGGAGCGTATCATCTTCTGAGAGAGCGGATACCCGGGTTTTTGCATTACGCACCCGTTTAGACCAGCTTACTGCGGACGAG GTGACGTGGCTGCCTTTTGGCATAGATCCTGCTATCACCGTTCCCAGGACTGCATACATGGGCTGGATACAGTACAGGGACATCTCAGAACCATATATGCCTGTTAGGGTACTTCGTCAGCTGGGTTACGTGCATATTATACCTCCTCCTATTTATCGGCCTGAGAAGGCCGTGAGGCCGTGGAGTTCACTTCGGTACGTGATGCAGACCTCCAGGGTTGCTGCATCTGACAGATGGGGTATGTTCCCATTTGATCACATGCTTCCGTTCTTAAGATTAGATGATGTGGCTGTTTCTCCCAGCGCGTGTGCTCCAGAGTACTTGGAGTGGTACGCCCGACATTCGCATCCTCGCCTGCTCAACACTAATGCATTACCTGCACAAGCCCGTCCTTCTCGCTCGAACACCGATTAT TGGCTTGCTCATTCTACTGCTTTGAGCCAGCGTTTTCTGTGCACCATGAGTACTATTCACGCGCAGCATAGTCAACATTGCGTGGTGGATGGCATTCCGGAGATGGAGCAAGCCATAGCTGCGCATGCAGAGGAGTTGGAGCAGATTATGAGAGAGTTTAGACTGACTGATTGA
- the LOC126660877 gene encoding putative glycine-rich cell wall structural protein 1 codes for MASARVLGAAFLVLLLVDICFAARVSKAIGGGGGGGSGGGGGGGGGRGSTLGSGSGYGSGYGSGGGEGYGGAEGYGRGGGGGGGGGGGGGGSGGGSGGSGSGFGSGSGSGYGSGSGGGRGGGGGGGGGRGGGGGGGSGNGSGSGSGYGSGSGSGYGSGGGKGGGGGGGGGGGGGGGGSGGNGSGYGSGSGYGSGYGGGGGEDDGYP; via the coding sequence ATGGCTAGTGCAAGAGTGCTAGGAGCTGCATTCTTGGTTTTGCTTCTTGTGGACATTTGTTTTGCTGCTAGGGTTTCCAAAGCCATAGGTGGAGGAGGTGGGGGAGGTAGTggcggtggcggtggtggtggtggaggtcGTGGTTCAACACTTGGCTCTGGTTCTGGTTATGGTTCGGGATATGGTTCTGGGGGTGGTGAAGGTTATGGTGGTGCAGAAGGGTATGGTAGgggaggaggaggtggtggtggtggtggaggaggaggtggaGGAAGTGGTGGAGGGTCTGGTGGTTCTGGTTCTGGTTTTGGGTCTGGTAGTGGGTCTGGGTATGGTTCTGGTTCTGGTGGTGGAAgaggaggtggtggtggtggaggtggtgggAGAGGAGGAGGGGGCGGTGGAGGCTCCGGAAATGGAAGTGGAAGTGGGTCAGGATATGGTAGTGGAAGTGGATCTGGATATGGCAGTGGAGGAGGAAAAGGaggtggcggtggtggtggaggaggaggtggaggtggtggaggtggtAGTGGTGGTAATGGTTCGGGCTACGGAAGTGGGTCGGGTTATGGGTCAGGATATGGAGGAGGGGGAGGAGAAGACGATGGATATCCATAA